A genomic stretch from Heliangelus exortis chromosome 16, bHelExo1.hap1, whole genome shotgun sequence includes:
- the TP53INP2 gene encoding tumor protein p53-inducible nuclear protein 2 isoform X1 has protein sequence MFQRITSLFFSDSTTPEGLEEPKPFVEEAEEEDGWLIIDLAGSRARPSPARRAAPGGTGRSARSRPAPPGPPPPPAASPAPAGPCLMDESWFVTPPPCFTAEEPGPGDVGSSPMEDLLIEHPSMSVYVTSTLEVDGEGPEDDAAGEVPEPQLERHMGHHNRSLSVKAAILEKVGQARRVQRARQRAERPRLSQKALQRQNRALQRPARRAGQHPGTFLHQPCQRHCNY, from the exons ATGTTTCAACGTATCACCAGCCTCTTTTTCAGTGACAGTACCACTCCAGAGGGTCTGGAGGAGCCCAAACCCTTTGTtgaggaggcggaggaggaggatggatgGCTCATCATTGATCTTGCAg GCAGCCGTGCCCgtcccagcccagcccggcgAGCGGCTCCTGGTGGTACCGGGCGTTCGGCGCGATCCCGCCCGGCACCCCCCGGTCCCCCACCGCCGCCCGCCGCTTCCCCAGCTCCGGCTGGTCCCTGCTTGATGGATGAGAGTTGGTTTGTCACCCCTCCCCCCTGTTTTACTGCAGAGGAACCAGGCCCCGGCGATGTGGGGAGCAGCCCCATGGAGGACCTGCTCATCGAGCACCCCAGCATGTCTGTCTATGTCACCAGCACCCTCGAGGTGGACGGGGAGGGCCCCGAGGATGATGCTGCCGG GGAGGTGCCGGAGCCGCAGCTGGAGCGGCACATGGGGCACCACAACCGCTCCCTCTCGGTGAAGGCCGCCATCCTGGAGAAGGTGGGGCAGGCGCGGCGGGTCCAGCGGGCCCGGCAGCGGGCAGAGAGGCCGCGGCTGAGCCAGAaggccctgcagaggcagaaccGGGCCCTGCAGCGCCCAGCACGCCGGGCCGGGCAGCACCCCGGCACCTTCCTCCATCAGCCCTGCCAGCGCCACTGCAACTACTGA
- the TP53INP2 gene encoding tumor protein p53-inducible nuclear protein 2 isoform X2, with product MFQRITSLFFSDSTTPEGLEEPKPFVEEAEEEDGWLIIDLAEEPGPGDVGSSPMEDLLIEHPSMSVYVTSTLEVDGEGPEDDAAGEVPEPQLERHMGHHNRSLSVKAAILEKVGQARRVQRARQRAERPRLSQKALQRQNRALQRPARRAGQHPGTFLHQPCQRHCNY from the exons ATGTTTCAACGTATCACCAGCCTCTTTTTCAGTGACAGTACCACTCCAGAGGGTCTGGAGGAGCCCAAACCCTTTGTtgaggaggcggaggaggaggatggatgGCTCATCATTGATCTTGCAg AGGAACCAGGCCCCGGCGATGTGGGGAGCAGCCCCATGGAGGACCTGCTCATCGAGCACCCCAGCATGTCTGTCTATGTCACCAGCACCCTCGAGGTGGACGGGGAGGGCCCCGAGGATGATGCTGCCGG GGAGGTGCCGGAGCCGCAGCTGGAGCGGCACATGGGGCACCACAACCGCTCCCTCTCGGTGAAGGCCGCCATCCTGGAGAAGGTGGGGCAGGCGCGGCGGGTCCAGCGGGCCCGGCAGCGGGCAGAGAGGCCGCGGCTGAGCCAGAaggccctgcagaggcagaaccGGGCCCTGCAGCGCCCAGCACGCCGGGCCGGGCAGCACCCCGGCACCTTCCTCCATCAGCCCTGCCAGCGCCACTGCAACTACTGA